The following proteins come from a genomic window of Crassostrea angulata isolate pt1a10 chromosome 1, ASM2561291v2, whole genome shotgun sequence:
- the LOC128155130 gene encoding nuclear receptor coactivator 2-like isoform X3, whose protein sequence is MSSETVKDSENPGTDEKKQVLKSKCLHERRRRDQENAYFEELAELISASVTDMSALSVKPEKSAILQESLNKIKQLKQEKASSDAVQQSQVSSSKPSVLPTEVLGPLLLEALDGFLFVVNSQGKIEFVSDNVTEYLQYSQDDLIGKSVYNIIHIGDHDQFNYSYLPMSLGSLIPWPSDSTVAKGRTFNCRMLVKPPYDENDDVETKQTYVSQYENLQISAISQPGEKFSDGAEHSEGLSCLVCIARRLSFNEKTNTMLGIEQFTTKQDINGKIISHDTSGIVRGHYSCPDFTGQNIQDFCHLNDVQTLSKHFQEVLKTKSNTSSVYRFKLQDNRYVFVQTRSQLYENGNNGDHSFIMSTHSIIRECDSDVELKGSASTSLMKSIIGQSNTSVPNNQREQNSVRGLPNNISPMAVLSAINQPFQNSLSQAIEDVGDQFDPSSNSWDFLDPPFPGNSGLGGAIPVSHNNNNGFSSGNSANLNSWNNMQPQMKMGNSQQQQHLVRNVLNMQPQPNSDKQRQLSLNFPRSNSYEGGGQKSPSFASSPRGNQYPPSSQRGMHGAMGMNSQRSPGSSMGQNPRMSPAAGVMNYPMQRTPPISSVSQNSWGRVHHSGGQFSAPQTPTSSMMSPPNDGHHQALQNLGGGISPSPRRSGEFTFPSSARPGKLSQLLSGSNLSSDLFKGNSTESVQSSTKDRPSGEGVVTKSPADSMHQSPQPGPGQSPPEKPQSTTNTDDSDKEAHRNVILKQLLSTDDDEEECNEAAPTEDTKGSDGKADMEKNEAEPKKPSNALLKKLLSDDGEKKDGKSRDRSRQTSGDLLQILLNEEESGSSPVIATAESTSHENDLFLRQRHQSGPQEPQSTTPSTSLPQPCLPPYSQEHHPATPVSAAPSEAGKKSDAIGDKALNSLLNCLWEKGDNDPLPKPSRKRKASGTDGSVDSTDMELGMSSQQQGKMGNNFRNKNVLLAQLLSKRTPSEAVVNTGRLLVSSDPCELPQSRFTVPEKQMNLRLIDSKRLSTEKEKENLKDSFQGFSNSSQYGSLDNSVKTSVGSSCASSMMSTVNTSSFNGISIPSSGTNVTSVSSEYDELQKILGFGSNNVTCDSMSNPVSGMDIDSSGTPDPLLAEILKQAADLEQEHILHTSSSMPNISQDMNCLTGASGGDLNHVASSEDLQLLSQLEQVIQDPNFNIGSLPGLEQEPQQSDDRAAIRRIQNQLMSEDPFPAVSSMGQMNNLGQNLSSQASIPQQNNYGMSSNPQHPMSSPIGGGGMDMQYQHMASQQSPLPTQAGPRFPQGAQKFLPQGPRHSNPQGGSLNSALQSGGSQQQQRPMGYQSMASQVRQSLLQQQKLKQLRERQAAQQQQRQMMHRQLSQQFNQRFSPSIDNSPMQPYTENLSELMNSGTVPNVTLQRNQIPGPMSPRFSGMQHQQHPSLSQLIRPGPSTPNSQMSPHFNQQQNQWNMRQQQAQQPAMQSPISNSVPKSNPILMNRHRSFSGGTMTTNNQGGHFQFPDQMGNSGQMGLLQQQQQQTMMAQNRMMRQMSLPPGHASPRAPASPFGNSPDPLLMSPHSSISPRQNPQTSQVSPPFNHTSSLASSVMPPSSMANSHPNMISQNYTDFDLLDSKSMPMQQKSTSQYVKEELRNICNARSEKHLQQQQQQQQQGMSQGLPPPPVSQTTPSTPQPPTSVEYSELPNYIIEQISEMQQEQQAKTDFNFDDFKEADVLALKRKEAREIYQQFRQLSEKTEPVVPENPEIKASAVFRSQLMTPHNANGPHLPLPDDLARLKPDQVQVVAKEPRGNIEDIKPADHSKNSLLQQLLSE, encoded by the exons GCTCTGGACGGCTTTCTTTTTGTTGTCAACAGCCAGGGAAAGATTGAATTTGTTTCCGACAACGTTACAGAATATTTACAGTATTCCCAG gatgaTCTGATTGGAAAAAGTGTTTACAACATTATACATATCGGTGACCATGATCAATTCAACTACAGCTATCTTCCCATGTCATTGG GGAGTTTGATACCATGGCCCAGTGACTCCACAGTAGCAAAGGGAAGAACATTTAATTGTCGCATGCTCGTTAAACCCCCAT ATGATGAGAATGATGATGTAGAAACTAAACAGACTTACGTGTCACAGTATGAAAATCTTCAGATCTCAGCCATCTCACAACCCGGGGAAAAATTCTCAGATGGTGCTGAACACTCAG AAGGGCTATCATGCTTAGTGTGTATTGCACGTCGCCTTTCTTTCAACGAAAAGACAAATACAATGCTGGGGATTGAACAGTTTACAACAAAACAGGATATCAATGGAAAAATAATCTCTCACGATACCAG tGGAATTGTTCGAGGTCATTATTCATGCCCAGACTTTACTGGACAAAATATTCAAGATTTCTGTCACCTTAATGATGTTCAAacattgtcaaaacatttccaAGAAG TGCTGAAGACAAAAAGTAATACAAGTAGTGTGTACCGTTTTAAACTACAAGACAATCGATACGTATTTGTGCAAACACGTAGTCAGCTTTACGAAAACGGCAACAATGGAGACCATAGCTTTATCATGTCAACCCACTCCATCATACGAGAATGTGACTCCGACGTTGAGCTTAAAGGCTCTGCGTCCACAAGTTTAATGAAATCCATCATTGGACAGTCGAATACTTCGGTGCCCAATAACCAAAGAGAACAGAACTCTGTGCGTGGATTACCAAACAATATATCTCCAATGGCGGTGTTAAGTGCTATAAATCAACCTTTTCAGAACTCTCTGAGCCAGGCTATAGAGGATGTTGGGGATCAATTCGACCCCTCTTCCAACAGTTGGGACTTTTTAGATCCTCCGTTCCCTGGAAATTCTGGACTCGGTGGCGCTATTCCTGTTTCTCATAACAATAACAATGGATTCTCCTCAGGAAATTCAGCCAATCTTAATAGTTGGAATAACATGCAGCCACAAATGAAGATGGGAAACTCCCAACAACAGCAGCATCTGGTGCGAAATGTGTTAAACATGCAGCCACAGCCTAACTCTGACAAACAGAGGCAACTGTCGTTAAACTTTCCCAGAAGTAACTCTTATGAGGGAGGAGGTCAGAAAAGCCCTAGTTTTGCTTCCAGTCCTAGAGGTAATCAGTATCCTCCATCAAGTCAAAGGGGCATGCATGGTGCAATGGGCATGAATAGTCAGAGAAGCCCTGGGAGCAGCATGGGTCAGAACCCTCGCATGTCTCCAGCCGCTGGGGTAATGAACTACCCCATGCAGCGTACCCCGCCCATTTCTTCAG TGAGTCAGAACTCCTGGGGGCGTGTTCATCACAGTGGGGGACAGTTCTCGGCCCCACAGACACCAACTAGTAGCATGATGTCTCCTCCCAATGACGGTCACCATCAGGCCTTGCAGAACTTGGGGGGTGGAATTAGCCCCTCCCCAAGGAGGTCTGGAGAGTTCACATTTCCGTCGTCAGCACGGCCGGGAAAACTGAGTCAACTCTTGTCTGGGAGTAATCTTAGCTCGGACCTGTTCAAAGGGAACTCTACAGAGTCTGTCCAGTCCTCAACCAAGGACCGCCCAAGCGGTGAGGGCGTAGTGACAAAATCCCCGGCGGACAGCATGCATCAGTCACCGCAGCCTGGGCCAGGCCAGAGTCCCCCGGAGAAACCACAGAGCACTACGAACACGGATGACTCTGATAAAGAGGCCCACAGGAATGTGATCTTGAAGCAGCTGCTGAGCACGGACGATGACGAGGAGGAATGTAATGAGGCGGCTCCCACGGAGGACACAAAGGGGTCAGACGGCAAGGCCGACATGGAGAAAAATGAGGCCGAACCAAAGAAACCCTCAAACGCTCTGCTAAAG AAATTACTAAGTGATGATGGAGAGAAAAAAGATGGAAAATCTCGAGACCGCTCAAGACAGACCTCAGGAGATCTTCTGCAGATCCTTCTGAATGAAGAAGAAAGTGGTTCCTCTCCAGTCATCGCCACAGCT GAGAGCACTAGTCATGAGAATGATCTCTTCTTGCGCCAGAGACACCAATCTGGGCCCCAGGAGCCCCAGTCTACCACGCCATCTACCTCCCTCCCACAACCCTGTCTGCCTCCCTACTCCCAGGAGCACCATCCAGCCACACCCGTCAGTGCAGCGCCGAGTGAAGCCGGCAAAAAATCGGACGCCATTGGTGACAAGGCACTGAACTCTCTACTGAACTGTCTTTGGGAAAAAGGGGACAATGACCCCCTCCCGAAGCCCAGCAGAAAGAGAAAGGCTTCAGGCACGGACGGAAGTGTTGATAGTACGGACATGGAATTGGGCATGTCCAGTCAACAGCAGGGGAAGATGGGTAATAACTTTAGAAACAAGAATGTGTTACTTGCTCAGTTGTTGTCAAAGCGGACACCCAGTGAAGCGGTGGTGAACACTGGCCGTCTATTGGTGAGTAGTGATCCCTGTGAGTTGCCGCAAAGTCGCTTCACTGTTCCAGAGAAACAAATGAACTTAAGACTTATTGATTCAAAACGTTTGTCAACggaaaaagaaaaggaaaaccTGAAAGATAGTTTTCAGGGATTTTCTAATTCTAGCCAGTATGGGAGTTTGGACAATTCAGTTAAAACTAGTGTGGGAAGCAGCTGTGCATCCAGCATGATGAGCACTGTGAACACTAGTTCATTCAATGGAATTAGTATACCAAGTTCTGGCACTAATGTAACTTCTGTGTCTAGTGAATATGATGAACTCCAGAAGATTCTGGGATTTGGGTCCAACAATGTGACTTGTGATTCAATGAGTAACCCAGTATCAGGGATGGATATAGATTCCTCAGGGACCCCCGACCCGCTACTGGCAGAGATTCTGAAGCAAGCAGCAGACTTGGAACAGGAGCACATCCTGCATACAAGTAGCAGTATGCCAAATATTAGCCAGGACATGAATTGTTTGACGGGGGCCAGTGGAGGCGACTTGAATCATGTGGCATCGTCCGAGGACCTGCAGCTGTTATCACAGCTAGAGCAGGTGATACAGGACCCGAACTTTAACATCGGATCTCTCCCCGGACTTGAGCAGGAACCCCAGCAGTCTGATGACCGGGCAGCCATCAGGAGAATTCAAAACCAGCTGATGAGTGAGGACCCCTTCCCAGCTGTTTCATCCATGGGACAAATGAACAACTTGGGACAAAACCTCTCCTCCCAGGCTTCTATCCCACAGCAGAACAACTATGGGATGAGCAGCAACCCACAGCACCCAATGTCCAGTCCGATAGGGGGTGGGGGCATGGACATGCAGTACCAGCATATGGCCAGTCAGCAGTCCCCCTTGCCCACTCAGGCTGGACCTCGCTTCCCCCAGGGGGCGCAAAAGTTCCTGCCCCAGGGTCCTCGCCACTCCAACCCACAAG GCGGGTCCTTAAACAGTGCCTTACAGAGCGGAGGTTCCCAGCAGCAGCAGAGGCCCATGGGATACCAGTCTATGGCAAGTCAAGTACGACAGTCGCTCCTACAGCAACAGAAGCTGAAGCAGCTCAGAGAGCGCCAGGCTGCTCAGCAACAGCAACGCCAGATGATGCATCGGCAACTCAGCCAGCAGTTCAACCAGAGATTTTCTCCG AGCATAGATAACAGCCCCATGCAGCCTTACACTGAGAATTTGAGTGAGCTTATGAACAGTGGGACGGTCCCTAATGTGACCCTACAG AGAAACCAGATCCCTGGCCCCATGTCACCCAGGTTTTCTGGGATGCAGCATCAGCAGCACCCGAGCCTGAGTCAGCTTATACGACCCGGCCCCTCCACCCCCAACTCTCAGATGTCACCTCACTTCAATCAGCAACAGAATCAATGGAACATGAGGCAACAGCAGGCTCAGCAACCAGCCATGCAGAGCCCCATCAGCAACAGTGTGCCCAAG TCAAACCCGATCTTGATGAATCGTCACCGCTCGTTTTCTGGAGGGACAATGACCACAAATAACCAAGGGGGTCACTTCCAGTTCCCTGACCAGATGGGGAACTCTGGGCAGATGGGTCTGCTCCAACAACAGCAGCAGCAGACGATGATGGCCCAGAACAGGATGATGAGACAGATGAGTCTACCCCCAG gtCATGCTTCCCCAAGGGCACCTGCTAGTCCCTTTGGGAACAGTCCAGACCCACTGTTGATGTCCCCTCATTCTTCGATATCCCCTCGCCAGAACCCCCAAACCAGTCAGGTCAGCCCGCCCTTCAATCACACGTCTTCATTGGCCAGCTCAGTCATGCCACCGTCGTCAATGGCAAACAGTCACCCCAACATGATCAGTCAGAACTATACAGATTTTGATCTACTAGACAG TAAGAGTATGCCGATGCAGCAGAAGTCGACCTCTCAGTACGTGAAGGAGGAGCTGAGGAACATTTGTAATGCCCGGTCAGAGAAGCACCTCCAGCAGCAACAACAACAGCAGCAGCAGGGGATGTCCCAGGGGCTTCCCCCACCCCCGGTCTCCCAGACAACACCCTCCACCCCCCAGCCACCCACATCAGTGGAGTACAGTGAGCTCCCCAACTACATCATAGAGCAGA TAAGCGAGATGCAGCAGGAGCAGCAAGCTAAGacagattttaattttgatgattTCAAGGAAGCAGATGTTTTAGCTCTCAAAAGGAAAGAGGCCAGGGAAATCTACCAGCAGTTCCGACAACTCTCTGAGAAAACAGAGCCGG TGGTGCCAGAGAACCCTGAAATCAAGGCCTCAGCAGTGTTCCGCAGTCAGCTGATGACCCCCCACAATGCCAATGGTCCCCATCTACCACTGCCGGATGATCTGGCACGACTAAAGCCAGATCAAGTTCAAGTGGTTGCCAAGGAACCAAGG GGGAACATTGAAGACATCAAGCCTGCAGACCACAGTAAAAATAGCCTTCTGCAGCAGTTGCTCTCAGAATGA